In Salvelinus sp. IW2-2015 linkage group LG23, ASM291031v2, whole genome shotgun sequence, a genomic segment contains:
- the LOC111951133 gene encoding zinc finger and BTB domain-containing protein 20-like: MTERIHNINLHNFSNSVLGTLNEQRNRGHFCDVTVRIHGSMLRAHRCVLAAGSPFFQDKLLLGYSDIEVPSVVSVQSIQKLIDFMYSGVLRVSQSEALQILTAASILQIKTVIDECTRIVSQNVGLAGPGGFPVNPGDSGQETPRGTPESGTSGPSSDAESVYMQATSQQSLERAYTSHYSYSGLSLQNGTRERSHYVTSMTTSYDPALGTQKDQHDQDPPWITRIHERSQQMERFLSTPETTHCRKQPRPVRIQTGGVHIKQEAEDEYSSYGMDECTGDTDHVEGVESEPKGESFDSGVSSSIGTEPDSVDQQQYLLGFGREGVGEGQQCEGTPVQIDVNDSSPEQMXEMEDRGTSHGTSDSNMLQPLPNPIMAQSLPSAPLYMRQAESLTSNLRMPLTMTSNTQVMGTASNSYLPNLFATQSASNNKPFLFSLPQSMGGQQPQFVAVPPPSMPPFSQQLMVQQQAAREQQQAAQMGQGEKKPYECTLCTKTFTAKQNYVKHMFVHTGEKPHQCSICWRSFSLKDYLIKHMVTHTGVRAYQCSICNKRFTQKSSLNVHMRLHRGEKSYECYICKKKFSHKTLLERHMALHSTGGAITGLSGAAGAGGPVSIPMAVPEPGTGVVALAMPVSGGAGIGGGVGTGVGVAAEASCQEGTTYVCSVCPAKFDQIEHFNDHMRMHVSDG; the protein is encoded by the exons ATGACCGAGCGCATTCATAACATCAATCTCCACAACTTCAGCAATTCTGTACTTGGGACCCTCAATGAGCAGCGCAACCGTGGGCACTTCTGTGACGTGACTGTTCGGATCCATGGAAGCATGCTGCGAGCCCACCGCTGCGTGCTGGCCGCTGGGAGCCCCTTCTTTCAGGACAAGCTGCTCCTGGGCTACAGTGACATTGAGGTCCCTTCGGTGGTCTCGGTGCAGTCCATCCAGAAGCTGATAGACTTCATGTACAGCGGGGTCCTGCGGGTTTCCCAATCGGAAGCTCTCCAGATCCTCACTGCTGCCAGCATCCTGCAGATCAAAACGGTCATCGATGAGTGCACCCGCATCGTGTCCCAGAATGTGGGCCTGGCCGGGCCAGGGGGGTTCCCTGTCAACCCAGGGGACTCTGGGCAGGAGACTCCCCGGGGCACACCGGAGTCAGGCACCTCTGGGCCCAGCAGCGATGCAGAGTCAGTGTACATGCAGGCCACGTCCCAGCAGAGCCTAGAGCGAGCGTACACATCGCATTACTCCTACTCCGGCCTTTCACTGCAGAATGGAACCCGTGAGCGCTCCCACTACGTAACCAGTATGACAACAAGCTACGACCCAGCCCTCGGCACGCAGAAGGACCAGCATGACCAGGACCCGCCGTGGATCACCCGCATCCATGAGAGATCACAGCAGATGGAACGCTTTCTATCCACTCCTGAGACCACCCACTGCCGCAAGCAGCCCCGACCGGTACGCATACAGACAGGAGGCGTTCACATAAAGCAGGAGGCAGAGGACGAGTACAGCAGCTATGGTATGGATGAGTGCACAGGAGATACAGACCACGTTGAGGGTGTGGAGAGTGAGCCGAAGGGTGAAAGCTTTGACTCAGGGGTAAGCTCCTCCATCGGTACTGAGCCAGACTCCGTGGATCAGCAGCAGTACCTGCTTGGCTTTGGGAGGGAAGGGGTTGGAGAGGGGCAACAGTGCGAGGGGACCCCAGTGCAGATCGATGTCAATGACTCCTCCCCAGAGCAGATGCWTGAGATGGAGGACAGGGGCACATCCCACGGCACTAGCGACAGTAATATGTTGCAGCCCCTGCCCAACCCAATCATGGCCCAGTCCCTGCCAAGTGCCCCACTCTATATGCGTCAGGCCGAATCCCTTACCAGCAACCTGAGGATGCCGCTCACCATGACCAGCAACACCCAGGTAATGGGCACGGCCAGCAACTCCTACCTGCCCAACCTCTTTGCCACACAGTCGGCCAGCAACAACAAACCCTTCCTCTTCAGCCTGCCACAGTCCATGGGAGGCCAACAGCCCCAGTTTGTGGCCGTGCCGCCCCCTAGTATGCCCCCATTCTCTCAGCAGTTGATGGTACAGCAGCAGGCAGCGCGGGAACAGCAACAGGCGGCCCAGATGGGACAGGGGGAGAAGAAGCCCTATGAGTGCACTCTATGCACTAAAACCTTTACTGCTAAACAGAACTATGTCAAACACATGTTTGTGCACACTG GTGAGAAACCACATCAATGCAGCATCTGCTGGCGCTCGTTCTCCCTGAAGGATTACCTAATCAAacacatggtcacacacacagggGTGCGTGCCTACCAGTGCAGCATCTGCAACAAACGCTTCACCCAAAAGAGCTCCCTCAACGTCCACATGCGGCTGCACCGTGGAGAGAAGTCCTATGAGTGCTACATCTGCAAGAAGAAGTTCTCTCACAAGACCCTGCTGGAGAGACACATGGCTCTGCACAGCACAGGGGGCGCCATCACAGGGCTGTCCGGGGCAGCAGGCGCCGGTGGCCCCGTCTCCATTCCCATGGCCGTGCCCGAACCCGGCACCGGAGTGGTGGCCCTCGCCATGCCCGTCAGCGGAGGCGCCGGAATAGGGGGTGGGGTCGGAACAGGAGTGGGTGTGGCTGCGGAGGCAAGCTGCCAAGAAGGGACCACCTATGTGTGCTCCGTCTGCCCTGCCAAGTTCGACCAAATTGAGCACTTCAATGACCACATGCGAATGCACGTCTCCGATGGATAA